The following DNA comes from candidate division TA06 bacterium.
TTGTTAGAGTTCGGTTAATTGCTGAAGTTAAAATTTCACTCGGTCACTTTAACGGGATGAACCTTCCAAATTTCTCCGGCATACTGGGCAATAGAGCGGTCGCTGGAAAACTTGCCCATCCGGGCCACGTTGTAAATGGATTTTTTGAGCCAAAGATCGGGCTGTAAAAACGTTTGGTCCACTTCGCGCTGGCAGCGCAGATAATCGGCAAAATCGGCCATCAGCATATAACGATCGCCCTGGTTCAGCAGATTCTCAACCAGCGGCCGGAACAGTCCGGGCTCCTCCGGCGAAAAATACCCTCCGGCCACCATCTCCACTACTTTTTTAAGCCGGGGGTCGGAATCATAATATTTTTTAGGATCGTAGCCCTGCTGCCGCAGCTCCGAAACCTGGTCGGCCTTAAGGCCGAAGATGAAGATGTTGTCCGGGCCCACTTCCTCCATGATCTCCACGTTGGCGCCATCCAGAGTGCCGATGGTCAGCGCGCCGTTCAGGGCGAACTTCATGTTGCCGGTGCCCGAGGCCTCCATCCCGGCGGTGGAGATCTGCTGGGAAAGGTCGGCGGCCGGGACAATCAGTTCGGCCAGGCTGACCCCGTAGTTGGCCAGAAATACCACCTTCAAATTTTGGCCCACTTCCGGGTCGTGGTTCACCGTCTGGGCCACAGAGTTTATCAGCCGGATGACCAGCTTGGCCATGAAGTAGCTGGGGGCGGCCTTGCCGGCAAAGACCACGGTCCGCTTAACATGGTTGCCTTTGGGGTTCTGTTTGATCTCCTGATAGCGGGCGATCACGCCCATGATGTTCAGCAGCTGCCGCTTGTACTCGTGCATCCTTTTCACCTGGCAGTCAAACAGCGAGTCCACCGGCGCTTCAATCCCGTTGTGGCGGCGGATGTATTCGGCCAGCCGGATCTTGTTGGAGCGCTTGACCACCTGCCATTTTTCCCGGAACAGCACGTCATCGGCAAAAGGCTCCAGTTTTTTTAGCTGGGTCAGGTCTTTTATCCAGCCGTTCCCTATTTTTTTAGAGATCAAATCGGCCAGGTCCCGGTTGCAGGCATTGAGCCAGCGCCGGGGAGTGATGCCGTTGGTCTTGTTGTTGAATTTGCCCGGGAAAAACAAATTGAAATCCGGAAACACGGTGTTTTTTAAAATCCGGGTATGCAACTCGGCCACCCCGTTCACCGAATGGCTGCCCACTATGGCCAGATGCGCCATTTTCACCTGGGGATCGGGGCCGTCGCCGATTATGGACAGGGATTTAAGTTTGGCCTGGTCGCCGGGGTATTTTTGAGCCGCCTCGTTTAAAAAACGACGGTTGATCTCCTCGATTATCTGCATATGGCGCGGCAGCAAATTGGCCATCATGGAAACAGGCCAATGTTCCAACGCCTCGGGCATCACGGTGTGGTTGGTGTAGCCGAACACCTGGCTGGACAGGCTCCAGGCCGCTTCCCATACCAGCCCTTCCCCGTCCATCAAAAGCCGCATCAGCTCGGGAATGGCTATGGCCGGGTGGGTGTCGTTGAGCTGAAAGGCGGTCTTCTGGGCGAAGGCGCCGAAATCGGGATTGGTTTTCTTGTAGCGCCGGATGGCGTCCTGCAGGGTGGCCGAGACGAAGAAGTATTCCTGCTTCAGCCGGAGTTCCCGGCCCTGATAAACGTTGTCGCTGGGATAAAGCACCCGGGTAATATTCTCGTTCTGGTTCTTCTGCTCCACCGCCGCCACATAATCTCCGCTGTTGAAGTAGTTAAGGTCAAACTCCCGGGTGGACTTGGCGGACCAAAGCCTTAGGGTGTTCACCGTCTGGTTGCCGAAGCCCGGCACCGGCACGTCGTAAGCCATGGCCAGCACATCCTGGCCGTCCTTCCATTCAAAGCGGGGCCGGCCGCCGGGCCGGGCAACTTGCTCCACCCGCCCGTAAAACTTTACCGGATACAAAAACTCTGGCCGGGCCAGTTCCCAGGGGTTACCGTAACGCAGCCAGTTGTCGGGCGTTTCCACCTGCTGGCCGTTTAGTATCTTCTGGGAAAATATGCCGTACTCGTAGCGGATGCCGTAGCCGTAGGCCGGCAGTTCCAAGGTGGCCATGGAATCCAGGAAACAGGCGGCCAGCCGCCCCAGCCCGCCATTGCCCAGTCCCGCGTCCCATTCAAAATCCTCCAGCTGTTCCAGGTCCAGGCCCAGGTCGGCCATGGCGTCGTGGGCCGCCTCGCCCATCTGGAGATTCAGCAGATTGTTGCCCAGCAGCCGGCCGATCAAAAATTCCAGCGAGAGGTAGTAGACCCTTTTGGCGTCGCTGTGGTAGTAGGCCTGCTGGGTCTTGATCCAGCGCTCCACCAGCCGTTCCCGCACTGTCAGGGCCAGGCTGTTGAAGTAGTCCCGCTCGGTGGCCGAATATTTGTCCTTGGCCAGGGCAAAGGTCAGGTTGTCCCCGAACGAGCGCTTGATGGAATTCTTGTCCAGGCCCTGCCGGGAGACGGGGTAGGAATTGTTTTTTCCGTTTTCAGGCATCGGTGTCCTTGTTGCTGTTAGCTATAAGCTCTATGCTTTCAGCTTTTCAGTTTTTTGATGAAGGCGATGAGCATGCATTTGATTTCAATGATTTGAGCGGTCAGATTGTCGTATGTGGCGCCGCTTAGATAGTGCAGGTCCTTTGATAACAAAAGCTATATCAGGGAGTTCCGAACAGCACATCCTCAATGTTGTACGTTCCCAAACTCGGCGCGTTCATGAACCCGTGCCAGGCGGCCTCGGCGTAGCGCCCGCTCTCCAGCACGTAGAACAGCCACTGGTCCACATAGCGGGGGTCCTCCTGCAAAAAGCCCGAGCCAATGTGTTCCAGCCATTCCTGGTTGAATTTTTCGTGGGCCCCCACCGGCGGGGCGATGATGATGGGCAGGCCCAGCGCGGTGTAGAAAGACATCTCCGAGGGCTTGGTCCAGATGATGTCGGTCTCGTGCAGTTCCTGGTTGATGGCCGAAAAATAAGCCCGCTTGTCCAGGCCGTAGATCACCTTGATGCCGGAGCGGCCCAGGCAGTCGCAGCCCAGCCCTTCCAATTCCTTCTTGAAGTAGCTGGCCGCGTCCAGCCGGGTGCCGGCCACCAGCAAAAGCTTCAGCTTGCCCTGGTCAATTTTGTTTTTAAGCGCCCGGACGATGGTGATGCCGATCTCGGACTGGGCCCCGGCCCCGCCCACCATGTAGCACAGGGTCACCGGGCGTTTGCTCTTTTCCTTGACGTCGCCCAGATATTTTTTGATCACCTCGCGGTAGACCGAGATGAATTTATTGTTGGGGTCCAACGTGGGCAATCGCTCCAGCAGGTCGTGCTTTAAGACGGCCTGATCCCGTCCCCCGATGTTTTCCCGGGGCAGGGGAAAGCCGGTCATGATTATCCGATCTTCGGGTACACCATACTGCCGCAGGCGCATGGTAGCGTGGCGGGAAGGGGTCAGATAAGTTATTTTGGACTCGGCCGGGTTCTTGCTGACCCAGACCCGGTTCATGTCGGTGTCGGTGATGACGCAGAAGACCCGCGGCAGTCCCAGATAATCGGCGGCCAGGGCCGGAATGAAATGGGTGGCGATGAAGGGCAAGCTTTCCTTTTTGATGTAATCGATCAGGCTGGAACACAGCCCCCATTTCTCGATCATCTTTTTCACCCGCCGCACCATGGGGGTCGGCCGGAAGTCCACCTTAAAGGGATAGAACGGGGCGATGGCCTGCAGACTGTCGTACAGCCCGAAGAGGAACTTGCCGATGCCGGGAATGGATTTAAGCCGCGAGACCGTTTCGTAGCCGATCCGACTCCATTCCCAGATGTTGCGCTCCCGGGGCGAGATCATCTGGTCGTTGTTGGCGATGATGATCCCCTCGTTGGCTATTGCATTCAGCGGATAGGCGGCCCGCTGGTGGCCGTAGCCCATGTCCACCGAGACCACCCAGGCCCGCTTGGCGCCTTCTTGTGCCGGCATAGTTCTTTAGATATTGGATTACGGATTACGGGGCCCACAGTTTAGCGTTTGGCGTTTTCCGTTCACAGTTCATTAATTACCTAACGTTTAATATTGTGCGCTCTACTGTATAGTGGATACCTGATACTGAATAGAGTATATGAATAACAGTATCAGTTCCTTTGTATCCCGGCTGTGAATTCATCAATTTCTCCGGCATACTGGTTCCCAGCCACCTGCTTGGTCTTCAACGCCAAAGTGGCCAAAGGCTTTTGGCCCAGCAGTTTTTCCATGCCCCTGAAGGCCCCATCGTCCCCCGAGCCGCCCATGGTGCAGAGAAAGGCGGCCTGCTTGATCTTTCCCTTGTTCTGCTCCAGATAGGCCCTGATGGCCGGGGTCAGGGTCCAGGCCCAGACCGGCGTGCCCAACACCACCAGGTCATAGGCTGCCGGGTCCTTCTGCAGCGGGCCGATGGTGGTGGAAATCTTGCGGATCGCGTCCCGCCCGGCGTACAGCCAGCCGATGGCGCCCTTGCGGCTCGTGGTGTCCACTATCTCTTCGGTGTCTGCTCCCAGCTTTTGGGCCAGCTCCAGGCAGGCCTTTTTGGTGAACCCGGTGCGGCTGTAAAAGGCTATTAATATCCTCATCGTTCACTCCATTATGCAATTTTCAATTTGAGATTTGCATTATTCACTGGATACAGAATATTGAAGTTAGAATATGATTTGAGTATTTGTGATTTTTGTGCCTTTTGTGGGAAATATCATCCCAGCAGCCGGTTGATGATCTCCACCGAATCCACCCCGGCGGCCTCAGCGCTGAAGTTGGTGATGATCCGGTGCCTTAAGACCGACAGGGCCAGGTCTTTCACATCGTCTATCCCCGGGGCCAGGCGGCCGTCCAGGATGGCCCGGGCCTTGGCGCCCAGGATCAGATACTGTGAAGCGCGGGGCCCGGCACCCCAGGCCACGTACTCCTTGACGAAATCCGGCGACTTAACAGTCTTGGGGCGGGTGCGGCGGCAAAGGCTGACCGCGAATTCCACCACGCTATCGGCTACCGGCACCCGGCGCACTAATTGCTGCAGGGCCACAATCTCGGAGGCAGAGAGCACCGGCTGGATGCTGGCCTGATAGGCGGAGGTGGTGCTTTTGACGATCTGGGCCTCCTCTGCGGCCGAGGGGTAATCCACCAAAGTATTGAACATGAAGCGGTCCAGTTGGGCCTCGGGCAGGGGATAGGTGCCCTCCTGTTCTATGGGATTCTGGGTGGCCAGCACGAAAAAGGGCTCGTCCAGAATAAAGGTGTTGCCCCCGGCCGTGACCTTTCGCTCCTGCATGGCCTGGAGTAGGGCGGCCTGGGTCTTGGGCGGGGTGCGGTTGATTTCGTCGGCCAGCACGATGTTGGCGAACACCGGGCCTTTCAGGAATTTGAAGAACCGTTTGCGGCTGCCCTGTTCCTCCTCAATTATATCCGTCCCGGTGATGTCCGAGGGCATCAGGTCCGGGGTGAACTGAATGCGGTTGAAGCTCAGGTTCAGGCTTTGGGCCAGGGTGTTGATCATCAGGGTCTTGGCCAGGCCGGGCACGCCCACCAAAAGCACGTGGCCGCCGCAAAGCAGGGCGGTCAAAAGCTCCTCGATCACAGGCTGCTGTCCCACGATGACCTTGGACAGTTCGGACGCGATCTGTTTTTTGGCCAGGGCCAGGCTTTCCACCGCCTGGAGGTCGTTTTTTTTGTCCAAGATGGCTGTTGCTCCCAAGTTGTTATTGACCTACTCAACTTTGGCAAAATCCAAAGCTGAAAATATCTAAGCATCAAACTCTCTAATAGTTTATCAGATTTAAATGCCATATGTCAATCATAAAGTCAGGAAACCAAAATCAGGAAATTTCCGTAAAAACAGATTGCTTTATCCCTAAAATAAGGTATAATACGGTTGCCCCGCGCCGTGAAAACCGGGTGTAGTCAGGCGATGTTATTGGCACGCCCAGCGCTTTAAAGAGGGAATTGACAAATCCCTGGGTTTGGCGCAATGGCAAATGGTATATCCCTTTGAGCTTCAGTCCAGTTTCAATGCCTACGTCCGAATAGACTAATCGTCCGCCTTGCCGCTGCGGGCCGCGATAATACCAACCGGAAACTATATCATCACTGATCCAAACAGTCATACTACCCCGTTGTTTTAACGCTTCATTATAGGCCGGCCAGTTTTTTATTTTATACCGGGCCTTTTTCTTGGTTTTATGTGTGATGCCTTTTTGATTGTTGAGCGATGTTTTCACCTTCTGGCCAACCCCGCCACTGGCGGGGTAACCTAGGGAAAGGAACCACGGGCTTTGCCCGTGGGGCTCCATTTTATACCGTGCTTTTTTCTTGGTTTTAGAGATGATTCCTTTTCGGTTGTTACGTGATGTTTTCACCTTCTGGCCCCCTTCGGTTCATTAATCTTGGCTAGATTATACCAAATTACCCCTTATTCACGCAACAAAGCCATATTGAAATATATTTCCATCAGAGACAACCATTGATTTATGAAGAGCAAAACTAAAATAATACTGCCGCCGATAGGCAGATACTCCGGACCGCATCCCGGCTATGAGTTCCATATCTCGGCGGCCGCCAGAAAGAAATACGACTGCGACGAATGGCTTTTTTCCTTTTCCGGGAACGTGATCCTGGCTGACTTCGGCGCTGCCCGGCAATTGGCACATGAAATGAACCGGGCCGGGACCAAGATCACAGTCGGGCAACTGGCCGCCATGGGGTTGATCGACGAGCTGCAGCACTATGTGATTGCCCAGTACCGGGCCAGGATAAACCAGAAAGTGTTTACCCAGGCGCTGGCGCACCTCGACCAAGACCTTTCCCCGGCTGACACAAGCGGCTGTCTGACCGAATTCATCAAAACCTTTCCCCCGCTATTGGTGCACCGCCGCCAGATCACGCCCCACGAATATCTTAAGGACAGCGCCGTCAAGGCACCGCACAAAGAGACATCTTTGGAAGAAATGTTGTTGCTGTGGGTGGCCAACCAGAACCCGGCACTGGAGCCGTTTGGCGAATTATTTGGCGACCAGCCGCTGCGGCAAAACAGCCGGTATCCTGAATTGATCGAGGCCCTGAAAACATTCTTCTCCGGCCAGCCCGGGTTCGGTCCGTTCAACCAGAACCTGATGGAGTTGCTGCTGGCTCCGGCCAAAGCCCATCCCCATTCTTTGACGGATCAGCTTAATTACATCAAGCGCTATTGGCTGAATATCCTTCCGGCAGAGATACTGGACCGGTTGTTCCAGAGACTCCTGCTGGCTTTGGATATAATTAAAGAAGAAGAAAAGATGAGAGGCGGCGGGCCGGGGCCGTCACCGGTGCTCGATTTCAGACGTCTTTCCCCGGGCGCCAAAGACGGTCCGGACCACGAGCCAAAAGCTTTTTCTCCGGACCTGGACTGGATGCCTAACGTGGTGATGATAGCCAAAAACGTGCCGGTCTGGCTTTTCCAGCTTTCGCAGAAATACGGATTTCCAATAACCACTCTGGATCAGGTCCCCGACCGGGAACTGGAACTGCTGGCCCGGCGGGGTTTCAACTCCCTGTGGCTAATCGGCATCTGGCAGCGCAGCCCGGCCTCCCGCCGGATCAAGCAGATGTCCGGCAACCAGGAGGCTTTGGCCTCGGCTTACTCGCTGTATGACTATTCCATCTCCCTTGAGCTGGGCGGCGACCCGGCCTATTGGAACCTGAAGGAACGGGCCCAGAGATACGGGATAAGGCTGGCGGTGGACATGGTGCCCAATCATACCGGCATATATTCCCGGTGGGTGGTGGAACATCCCGAATGGTTCATTCAAACCCCCCAACCGCCCTTTCCCGGCTACGCCTTCAACGGCCCCGACCTTTCGGAAGACCCGGCCGTCGGGCTTTTCATAGAGGACGGATACTGGAGCCGACGAGATGCGGCGGTGGTCTTCAAACGGGTGGACCGGAGGTCCGGAGAGGCCCGCTACATCTACCACGGAAACGACGGCACCCATCTTCCCTGGAACGACACCGCCCAATTGAACTTTCTGCTGCCTGCGGTGCGGGAGGCGGTGCTGGGGCAGATCTT
Coding sequences within:
- a CDS encoding MoxR family ATPase, with amino-acid sequence MDKKNDLQAVESLALAKKQIASELSKVIVGQQPVIEELLTALLCGGHVLLVGVPGLAKTLMINTLAQSLNLSFNRIQFTPDLMPSDITGTDIIEEEQGSRKRFFKFLKGPVFANIVLADEINRTPPKTQAALLQAMQERKVTAGGNTFILDEPFFVLATQNPIEQEGTYPLPEAQLDRFMFNTLVDYPSAAEEAQIVKSTTSAYQASIQPVLSASEIVALQQLVRRVPVADSVVEFAVSLCRRTRPKTVKSPDFVKEYVAWGAGPRASQYLILGAKARAILDGRLAPGIDDVKDLALSVLRHRIITNFSAEAAGVDSVEIINRLLG
- a CDS encoding glycogen/starch/alpha-glucan phosphorylase encodes the protein MPENGKNNSYPVSRQGLDKNSIKRSFGDNLTFALAKDKYSATERDYFNSLALTVRERLVERWIKTQQAYYHSDAKRVYYLSLEFLIGRLLGNNLLNLQMGEAAHDAMADLGLDLEQLEDFEWDAGLGNGGLGRLAACFLDSMATLELPAYGYGIRYEYGIFSQKILNGQQVETPDNWLRYGNPWELARPEFLYPVKFYGRVEQVARPGGRPRFEWKDGQDVLAMAYDVPVPGFGNQTVNTLRLWSAKSTREFDLNYFNSGDYVAAVEQKNQNENITRVLYPSDNVYQGRELRLKQEYFFVSATLQDAIRRYKKTNPDFGAFAQKTAFQLNDTHPAIAIPELMRLLMDGEGLVWEAAWSLSSQVFGYTNHTVMPEALEHWPVSMMANLLPRHMQIIEEINRRFLNEAAQKYPGDQAKLKSLSIIGDGPDPQVKMAHLAIVGSHSVNGVAELHTRILKNTVFPDFNLFFPGKFNNKTNGITPRRWLNACNRDLADLISKKIGNGWIKDLTQLKKLEPFADDVLFREKWQVVKRSNKIRLAEYIRRHNGIEAPVDSLFDCQVKRMHEYKRQLLNIMGVIARYQEIKQNPKGNHVKRTVVFAGKAAPSYFMAKLVIRLINSVAQTVNHDPEVGQNLKVVFLANYGVSLAELIVPAADLSQQISTAGMEASGTGNMKFALNGALTIGTLDGANVEIMEEVGPDNIFIFGLKADQVSELRQQGYDPKKYYDSDPRLKKVVEMVAGGYFSPEEPGLFRPLVENLLNQGDRYMLMADFADYLRCQREVDQTFLQPDLWLKKSIYNVARMGKFSSDRSIAQYAGEIWKVHPVKVTE
- a CDS encoding transposase, which produces MKTSRNNRKGIISKTKKKARYKMEPHGQSPWFLSLGYPASGGVGQKVKTSLNNQKGITHKTKKKARYKIKNWPAYNEALKQRGSMTVWISDDIVSGWYYRGPQRQGGRLVYSDVGIETGLKLKGIYHLPLRQTQGFVNSLFKALGVPITSPDYTRFSRRGATVLYLILGIKQSVFTEIS